The Actinopolyspora erythraea genome has a segment encoding these proteins:
- a CDS encoding bacterial proteasome activator family protein, with the protein MEGKDFEPGRMFVVGDENAPVGAAATPDPRGDGQPPNEGDAEQPAESGEQNLGELVEQPTKVMRIGTMIKQLLEEVRAAPLDEASRNRLKEIHQSSIRELEQGLAPELVEELDRLSLPFTREETPSEAELRIAQAQLVGWLEGLFHGLQTALYAQQLAARSQLEKMRQGALPAGGADDGEQHGHRTGTHGQYL; encoded by the coding sequence ATGGAAGGCAAGGACTTCGAACCAGGACGCATGTTCGTGGTCGGCGACGAGAACGCACCGGTGGGAGCGGCGGCAACTCCGGATCCCCGGGGCGACGGCCAGCCCCCGAACGAGGGGGACGCCGAGCAACCGGCCGAGAGCGGCGAGCAGAACCTCGGCGAGCTCGTGGAGCAGCCGACCAAGGTCATGCGCATAGGCACGATGATCAAACAGCTGCTGGAGGAGGTGCGTGCCGCCCCGCTCGACGAAGCCAGCAGGAACCGGCTGAAGGAGATCCACCAGTCCTCCATCCGCGAACTGGAGCAGGGACTGGCGCCGGAACTGGTCGAGGAACTGGACCGGCTGTCCCTGCCCTTCACGCGGGAGGAAACTCCCTCGGAGGCGGAGTTGCGGATCGCGCAGGCACAACTGGTGGGCTGGCTCGAGGGCCTGTTCCACGGGCTGCAGACCGCGCTGTACGCCCAGCAGCTCGCGGCCCGCAGCCAACTGGAGAAGATGCGGCAGGGCGCGCTGCCCGCCGGTGGTGCGGACGACGGCGAACAGCACGGCCACCGGACGGGGACGCACGGGCAGTACCTCTGA
- a CDS encoding NAD(P)H-quinone oxidoreductase — MYAITIREAGEPHVMEWREVPTPEPGPGEVAVDVTAAGVNRADVAQRQGSYPPPEGASELLGLECSGTIAEVGADVTGWRPGDAVCALLAGGGYAERVIVPVTQLLPIPTGVDPVDAAGLPEVVCTVWSNIVREAGLERGQLLLVHGGSGGIGTCAIQLGRALGAEVVATAGGGPGLRLCEELGAEPAVDYREQDFVAEVKRLGGANVILDNMGGSYLDRNLSALAADGHLAVIGMQGGRKAELDMGKMLMKRLRMSALGLRGRPLEGPHGKAAIVSDVRQRVWPMIERGEVRPVVHHRLPMREAARAHELMEAGGVHGKILLTTG, encoded by the coding sequence ATGTACGCGATCACCATCCGCGAAGCCGGCGAACCCCATGTCATGGAGTGGCGCGAAGTACCGACCCCGGAACCCGGCCCCGGGGAGGTGGCCGTCGACGTCACGGCGGCGGGCGTGAACCGGGCGGACGTGGCACAGCGCCAGGGCTCCTACCCGCCCCCCGAGGGCGCCAGTGAACTGCTGGGGCTGGAGTGCTCCGGAACCATCGCCGAGGTGGGCGCGGACGTCACCGGATGGCGACCCGGTGACGCGGTGTGCGCCCTGCTGGCGGGCGGCGGCTACGCCGAACGAGTGATCGTGCCCGTCACCCAGTTGCTGCCGATCCCCACGGGCGTGGACCCGGTGGACGCGGCGGGACTGCCCGAGGTCGTCTGCACGGTGTGGTCCAACATCGTGCGCGAGGCGGGGCTGGAGCGGGGCCAGCTGCTGCTGGTGCACGGCGGTTCCGGCGGCATCGGTACCTGCGCGATCCAGCTCGGACGCGCCCTGGGAGCCGAGGTGGTCGCCACGGCTGGCGGTGGCCCGGGCCTGCGGCTGTGCGAGGAGCTCGGCGCCGAGCCGGCCGTCGACTACCGCGAGCAGGACTTCGTGGCCGAGGTCAAACGGCTCGGCGGCGCGAACGTGATCCTGGACAACATGGGCGGCTCGTACCTGGACCGCAACCTCAGCGCGCTCGCCGCCGACGGGCACCTGGCGGTGATCGGGATGCAGGGTGGCCGCAAGGCCGAGCTCGACATGGGCAAGATGTTGATGAAACGACTGCGCATGTCGGCCCTGGGACTGCGCGGCAGGCCGCTGGAAGGCCCCCACGGCAAGGCGGCGATCGTCTCCGACGTGCGCCAGCGGGTGTGGCCGATGATCGAGCGCGGTGAGGTCCGACCGGTCGTGCACCACCGGCTCCCGATGCGGGAGGCGGCGCGCGCCCACGAGCTGATGGAAGCGGGCGGGGTGCACGGCAAGATCCTGCTCACCACCGGGTAG